The following is a genomic window from Amycolatopsis acidiphila.
GCAACGAGCGCGAAATTCGGGGCGCGCCGAGCCGGACAAGGGGGAAGAAGGAAAAGGCCCGGGCCACCATTCGGGGGGTGGCCCGGGCCTTCCCACGTCCGGTGCACGGACGAAATGCACGTGCGTTCGATTAATCTTCGGTGACTGTTGGCCTATCTAGGTTAATTGCCCGTAAATGATCTGTGCTTGGCCTCACAGGGGGCAGACATCCCCGGTTCTGACCAGGGAATATGGAGTCACCACGTCAGGAAACCCGATGGAGGTGACCCTTGACGGTGGACATCGGACGAGAAATCGGTATCCCCGTTCCCGCGCCGCGCAGTGCCGCGCATCAGCCTTTGCTCGAACCCCTGGACGGCCTTCAGTGGTCGCAGGCGATCGAGCTGCCGCGGGACGCCGCGATGGCGACCAGACCCGCGGAGATCCGCCGAGCCTGGATCCACCGCGCCCCGGAGAGCGAGGTCCTGAGCCTGTTCCGCGCGGTGACGGCGAGCGGTGAGCCGATCCCGTCCCCCTGGTGGTTGCGCGCGCTGGCCGACGGGCGGCTGCAGTCGCGTGCCGACGGGTTCCGCGTCGAGGACCGGACAGCGCAGCTGCTGTCGCGCCGGCCGGGCTGGGAGTACGTGCCGTGGGCCGCCGACGGCGAGTCGGGGTACTGGGAGTTCATGCCGTCCGAGCGTGGCCGGTCGGGCCACCGGATCCCGACCACCTTGCTCAACACCAGCAGGCACTCGGGCTGGCTCGACGTGCTGCCCGCGCACAGCGGGACCACTCCGGAGCCGATCGCGGTCGCCGGCCTCGCCGGGCTGCGCTCGCGACTGGGGGAGTTCGAGGCAGTGCGCTAGGCCGGTTTCCGAAGCGGCGAAGCCGGTTTCTCCACCCGGGCGGCCGGCACCGCCGCTCGCACCGCCCCGCAAGCTGGGTTCAGACATCCCCGGCTAGTTTGGGCGGGTGGAGAGCGAGCACCAACCGCGGCTGCGCAGTGTTGTCAGCTACGTGCAGCGCGGGGGCCGGATGACTGTCGGCCAGCAGCGTGCGTGGGAGCACAACTGGCCGGACCTCGGCCGCAAGGTGGCCGGGCTGCCGCCGGGGCCCGTCGACTTCGCGGAGTGGTTCGGCCGCTCCGCGCCCGTGCTGCTGGAGATCGGCTCCGGCATGGGCGAGACGACAGCGCAGCTCGCCGCCGCCGAGCCGGAGGTCAACTACGTCGCCGTCGAGGTGTACGAGGCGGGGCTGGGCCAGCTGATGCTCCGTGCCGAGAAGCTCGCGCTGGAGAACCTCCGGCTGCTGCACGGCGACGCCGTGGTCCTGCTGACCCGGCACATCGGGCCCGAGTCCCTGTCGGGCGTGCGCATCTTCTTCCCCGACCCGTGGCCCAAGAAGCGGCACCACAAGCGGCGGCTGGTGCAGCCCGAGTTCATCTCGCTCGTCGCGTCGCGGCTGGCGCCCGGCGGAATGCTGCACCTGGCCACCGACTGGGCGCACTACGCCGACCAGATGCTCGAGGTGTGCAGCGCGGAACCGCTGCTGCGCAACCGGTTCCCGGACTGGGCCCCGCGCCCGAGCTGGCGCCCGGTGACGAAGTTCGAGCAACGCGCGAACGAGGAAGGCCGGGTCAGCCGTGACCTGATCTTCGAACGGCTGCCCGGCAGCTGAGCCGGGGTGCCGCCCTTCCCCCGACGAAAGGGCGGCACCCGGGAGCTCACTCGTCGGCGAGCGGCTCCGCGCGGACGCGGTTGAGCGCCGGCGTGCACACCGACGCGGCCAGCACGGCGACCCCCAGCCCGAGCACCACCGGCGCGAGCAGCCAGGGGGTCAGCACCGCGGAGACGCCTTCCCGGCCCTCCTGGATCATGCTGAACAAGCCGAGCCCCACGAGCATTCCGACGACGCCGGCGCCGACCGTCGCGGCCAGTGCGGGCAGTGCCGCTTCCGCGCGCAGCGCCCGGGACAACAGCCGGACGGGCGTGCCCGCCGCCATCAGCGCGCCGAAGGTGCGGCGCCGGTCGAGCACCGAGCCCGCGGTCGCGATCGCCGCGCTGCAGCCCGCGAGCACCGCCGCCGCGACCAGGCCGATCACCGTGACCCGTCGCAGGTCGTCCAGCTCCGTCTGCTGACCGGCCAGGTAGACGTCCCGGCTGTAGACGCTCTCCCCGCTGGCGGCCAGCGCCGTCCGCACCGTCTCCGGGTCACTGCCCGTCGTGGACACCGCGACCTTGGCCTGGCCGGGTACGACTCCCGCGGGCAGCGCCGCCGGATCGACGATCGCGTCGACGCTGACGTCGGAGTCGAGCGGCCGCAGGCTCCGCACCTGTGTACCCGCCACGAGCGGCACGCCCGGCTCGTCGTAGTTGCCGCTCACGCGGTACCCGGACAGGTCCCCGAGCCCATACACCGCGGGCGCGGAATCGCAGGTCAGCGCGACGCGCAGCAGCTCGTTCGCCTGCGCGCACGGCACCACGAGGGCCTGCAGCCGCGAGCCGTTCACCGACGACAGCACCACCTCGCCGACCTCGGCCGCCCGCGCCCGCTGGCCGTAGCCGGCGAGCCGGGCGTTCGTCTGCGCGGTGACCTCGCGGGCGCGTTCGGACGAGGTGCTCACCGACAGGACCGGGTCGCGGAAGGTGCCGCCGCCACCGGCCATGCTCTCGAAGCTGGGCATCAGGGTCAGCGCCATCGAGCCGATGAACACCGCGAGCACCACACCGGCCGAGGCGCGGTAGGCGCCCCGCGGGTCGTCCAGCAGCCGCCGCCCGGCCAGCAGCCCGGCCGGCCTGCGCCAGCGCTGCACGAAGATCCGCCCGACGGCGAAGGTGATCCACGGTCCGACGAGCACCGCCGACGCGACCACCAGTAGCAGCCCGAGCAGGACCATCGCCGCGCTGGAGTCGTTCGAGGACACCACGAAGAAGAAGAACGCCCCGGCCACCGGCAGCGCGAGCAGCCGCCACGCGTGCAGCGGTTTCGGCGTGTGCGAGGACGCCGCGCCGATCGGGTTGCCCACCACGCGGCGCAGCCCGAGCACGGCCGCGGCCAGCACGAGCACCGGCATCGCCACGACCAGGAACACCGTCACCCCGGCCGGCAGCCCGAAGTCGCTCGGCAACCAGGTGCCGCCGTCCCACGGCACCAGGGTCGCGAGCGAGTGCAGCAGCGGGCTCACCGCGAGCCCGATCAGGGCGCCCACCACCGCGGCGACCCCCGTCTCCGCCGCGACGATGCCGGTGACCTGACCCGGGGTGGCGCCCGCGAGCCGCAGCGCCGCGAGCCGTCGTTCCCGGCGCGCGGCGGTCAGCCGCGACGAGGAGGCGACCAGCACCAGGCTCGGCACGATCAGCACCACGACGCCGACCCCGGCCAGCAGCTCCAGCAGCGGATCCACCTCCGCGTTGGCCGCGGGCTGGAAGCCCGCCACCTGGTAGGAGCCCGCCGGCTGCTGCTCCGGGCTGTGGCCGACGAGCGCGACCAGCTGGTCCGGGTACCTCAGCGCGCGGTCGTCCAGTGTGCCGACGACAGTGCCCTGGAACCGGTCGGCGAGCTGCGAGGCGGGCAGTTCGTGCATGCGCTCGAACAACGCGGGCGACACCAGCACCTGGCCGGCGCCGGGAAAGCTCGGCACGCCCGCGGGCAGCGCGATGGTGTGCGGGTCCACTGTGGACGACACGTCGAGCCGGGTGATCTCCTGGCCCCCGGTGAAGTCCGTGCCCTGCACGATGAGCATCGCCGAGCCGGAGGAGCGGTAGTCGACCTCCTGCCAGATGGACCGTTCCGCCCTGGCCTTCGTCGCGAACGGGAGGCTCACCAGCAGCAGCACCAGCCCGGTCGCGACCGCCACGCCGACGGCCGTGAGGACCGTCGAGGTCCGGGTGCGCCCGTCGACGCGCAGCACCCGGAACGCGAGCTGCACCGGGTTCACGCGACCGCCCCCACGCCGGTCGCGGCGATCCGGCCGTCCCGGATGGTGACGGTCCTCGGCAGTGAGTCGGCCAGCTCGCGGTCGTGCGTCACGATCAGCACCGACGCCCCCGCGTCGGCGGCCGCGACCAGCAGGGCGTCCATGGTCTCCTTGCCGGTGCGGGTGTCCAGCGCCCCGGTCGGCTCGTCCGCGAAGATCACCTTCGGCCGGTGCGTCAGCGCCCGCGCGATCGCGACGCGCTGCGCCTGCCCGCCGGACAGCTCGCCCGGCCTGCTGCCGCCGCGACCGGCGAGGCCGAGCCGGTGCAGCCACTCCCGCGCGGCACCGAGGGCCTGCTTGCGCCCCGTGCCGCCGAGCAGCATCGGCAGCGCGACGTTCTCCTCCGCCGTCAGCTCCGCGACCAGCATCCCCTGCTGGAAGACGAAGCCGAACTCACTGCGGCGCAGCTCGCTGCGCTTCTTCTCGGAGAGCTGGTCGATCCGTTGTCCGCCAAGGAAGATCTCCCCCTCGTCGGAACGCAGGATGCCGCCCAGCACGTGCAGCAGCGACGTTTTGCCCGATCCCGACGGCCCCACGATCGCCACGGCCTCGCCCGGCTGGACGTCGATGTCCACCCCCGCCAGCGCGAACTGCGTGCCGTACCGCTTCACGAGCCCCCGTCCGGACAACACCGCCCGGTCGTTCCACTGTGGATTCATGCCTGCAGGTTCCCAACGCGGCCGGGGCCGCCGGATCGGCCGATCGGCCGATCCGGGGTGGCCGCACGGCCAAGGTGCGCGGGCCCGCGAATCCTCTACCGTTCCGTTGTGCCGTTCTCCGACCGACTACAACCGACCTGGCGCAAGCTGGGCCTCGAAGGCGTCGTCCTGCTCGCGGCACTGCTCTGCGACCTGGTGATCGTCCTGCCCTCCGCGTTCGACAACATCGGCCCGCGGGGGCGGGATCTGCTCCTGCTGCCCGGGATCCTCGCCGTCTCCGCCTGCGCACTGTGGGCCCGCGAGCATCCGGCTCGGGGCGCCTTCGCCGGGGCCGCGGTGCTCGTCGGCTCCACCGCGTTGATCCGGATCACCGACGCCGCCGCGTTCTCGACGCTGCTGACCGACCTGTCGCTGACCGAGACGGTCGCCGGGTTGGAGCTGGTCTACTTCGCGGTCCGCCGGCTGCGCCCGGGAATGGCCGCCGCCGCGACGATCACGCTGGTGGTCGCCGGGCTGTTCGCGGCGACCACGCGGTCGGGCTACTCGATCTCCTCCGGACGCTTCGAGCGGACCATGCTGCTGGGCGCGGTGCTGCTCATCGCGGCGGTGGCGGTCGGCCTGCGGTTCCGGCTCGCGGGCGGGGCGAGGGCGTCGAGCCGGGCGGCCGAGCTGTTGCGCAGCCAGTGGCCCCTGATCGGGGTGCTGTGCCTGCCGTTGTTCCTGGACCTCTACCAGGTGCTGAACGACGGGCCGCGGCTGCTGCCGCTGTGGCTGTGCTCGGCGGCGAGTGCGGCGCTGGCCGTGTTCGCCTCCCGCAAACCGGTCGTGTCAGGTGTGCTGGTCTCGGCCGTGTTCGCCGTTTCGGTGGTCGCGGTCTGGATCGCCCCCAAGTCCTACGACATGCCGTTCGACTCCCTGCCGACGACCGAGATCCTGGCCGGCACGGTGATCGTGGTGTTCCTCGTGCGCTCGGCTCGCCCGGCGCAGGCCTGGCCGGTCATCGCGCTGATGTCGGCCGTCGTCGGCGTGACGACAGCGGTCAACGTCACGTCCGGCCGCGGCCTGTACGACCTGCATTCGCTGTTCATCGCGGCCCTGCTGGTGCTCGGGACCGCGGTCGCGGTCGGGCTGTACTTCCGGGCGCGGGACTCGGAGCGGACGAAGGTGGTCGAGGCCGCGGTCACCGAGGCGCAGACGTCGGAGCGGATGGCGCTGGCGCGCGAGCTGCACGACGTCGTCGCACACCACGTCACCGGGATCGTGGTGCAGGCGCAGGCCGCGAGGATGATGGGCGGCAAGAACCCGGCGCTGGCGATGGACGCGCTCGGCCGGATCGAGGAGGCGGGCACCGAGGCGCTCGTCGCGATGCGGCGGCTGGTGCGCAGCATGCGCAGCAACGCCGCCGCCACCGAGCAGGCGACCACCGATCTGGACGCGGACCTGCGCCGCCTGGCCGAGACGGCGCACCACGGCGTGCCGACCGAGGTGGAGCTGCACCTGACGCCGGACATCCCGCAGGAGGTCGCGCGGTCGGCGTTGCGGCTGGTGCAGGAGTCGCTGACGAACGTCGGCAAGCACGCCGCGGGCGCGACCAGGGTGGCCGTGCTCGCCGAGGTGCTCGACGGCGAGCTGCACGTGCGGGTGAGCGACGACGGGCGCACGGGAGACGAGCGCCCGGCCGGTGGCAGCGGGGGATACGGTCTCGTCGGAATGCGTGAGCGGGTCGAGCTGCTGCACGGACGGCTCACCGCCGGTCCGGCCGGCGGCGGCTGGACCGTGGAAGCGTGGCTGCCGCTTGAAGGGGAGACCGAATGATCCGGGTGCTCATCGCCGACGACCAGAGCATGGTGCGCACCGGGTTCCAGATGATCCTGGAGAGCCAGGAAGACATCGAGGTGGTCGCGGACGTCGCGGACGGGGTGGCCGCCGTGACGAAGGCGCGCGAGCTGCGGCCCGACGTGTGCCTGCTCGACATCCGCATGCCGGGGCTCGACGGGCTCGAGGTGACTCGCCGGCTGGCCGGTCCCGATGTCGCCGACCCGTTCAAGGTGGTCGTGGTCACGACCTTCGACCTCGACGAGTACGTGCACACGGCGTTGCGCAACGGCGCGAGCGGCTTCCTGCTCAAGGACGCCGGGCCGGCGCTGCTGATCGAGGCCGTGCGCGCGGCCGACCGGGGCGACGCGCTGGTGTCCCCGCAGATCACCGTCCGGCTGCTCAAGCACTTCGACGGCGGCGGCGCCCGGCGCGCCGTCGACCCGCCGAAGGAGCCGCTGACCGCACGCGAGCTCGACGTCGTGCGCGCGGCGGCACGGGGGCTGACCAACACCGAGATCGGCGGAGAGCTGTTCCTGTCGCTGTCGACGGTCAAGACCCACCTCGCTGCCGTCCAGGGCAAGATCGGGGCGCGCAACCGGGTCGAGATCGCGGCATGGGCCTGGCGAAGCGGTTTGATGGACTGACAGTCGCGCGAAGCGCGGCCGCTGCGGTGGTGGAGGGGAAGCGGCCGGCCTCCTAAGATCGCCTGATGTCGTCGAGATTCACCGCTCCTGTCGTCCTGCCCTGCGACCCCGCCTGTTCGGTCGTACGAGACGGGGTGGTGGACGTCGACGACGACGGCCGCATCGGGTACTGCGGGCCCGCTGAGGCGGCGCCCATGTCGGCCGCGCCGGTCACCGCGTTGTCCGGGATCCTGTTGCCCGGCCTGGTGAACGCCCACGCGCACAGCCCGATGACGTTGCTGCGCGGGATGGGCGGCGACCTGCCGCTGCTGCGGTGGCTCAACGAGATCATCTGGCCCGCCGAGGCGAAGCTGCGTGCGGAGGACGTGCACGCCGGGATGGTGCTCGGGTCGCTGGAGATGCTGTCCCACGGCGTGACCACCAGCGCGGAGATGTACTTCCACCCCGAGGAGATGGCCGAGGCGGTGCTGACCACCGGGGCGCGGGTGGTGCTCGGCGGCCCGATCATGGACCTGCCCGGCCTGGACTGGCGCGCGATGATCACCGCGACCGGACGCTGGATCGACGCCGACGGCCTGCGCTTCGGGCCCGGCGAGCGGATCGAGCTGTCCTTCGCCGCGCACTCGGCGTACATGCTGCCGCCGGAAGCCCTGCGGCTGACGGCGGAAGCGGCCGCCGCGCGGGGTGCGCTGGTGCAGATCCACGTGGCGGAGGCAGCGGACGAGGACCAGAAGCAACGCGTGGAGTTCGGTTCCGTGCCGCGGCTGCTCGACGAGGTGGGCCTGCTGGACGGGCGGGTACTGGCCGCGCACGCGGTGCATCTGTCCGATGAGGACATCGCGCTGTTCGCGGCGAGGGGGGTCGGGGTGGCGCACTGCCCGGGTTCGAACGGGAAGCTCGCGTCCGGCATCGCCCGGCTGGCCGACCTGCGGGCGGCGGCGATCGCGGTCGGACTGGGCACGGACGGGCCTGCCAGCAACGACGACCTGGACCTGTGGGAGGAGCTGCAGCTCGCCGCGATGCTCGCTCGTTTGTCCACGAAGGACTCGACCGCGCTGGACGCGCCGGCCGCCCTGCTGCTGGCCACCCGTGGCGGCGCGGCGGCGCTCGGCCGGGACGACATCGGGGCGCTCGAGGCGGGCCGGTGGGCGGACATGGTCCACATCGAGACGGACGGCTTCGCCTTCGCGACGGGACTGGCGGTGCCGGACGCGCAGCTGCTGTCGAACCTGGTGTGGGCGGCGGGTTCGCGGCGGGTGCGGGACGTCTGGGTCGCCGGCGAGCAGGTCCTGGCCGACGGCGAGTCCACTCGCACCGACCGGAGGAAGGCGGCCGAGGCGGCGAAGGAATCCGCGGCACGGCTGCGCTAGCGGACGGCAACGGACCGAGCCGGCCTCCCTAGCGGCGGCGGGGGCGGACGATCACGTCCGTCGGGTGGGCGTCCGGGGTGGCGGAGACCGCGCCGAGTACCGCGGCGGCCACCGAGTCCGGGCTGAGGTAGTCGTCCGGGCTGTACGGGATGCCTTCGGCCGCGGTGACCGCCTCCTGCATCTCCGTCGCCGTGCGGCCGGGGAACACCGACGTCACCCGCAGGCCGTTCGGCTCCTCCTCCAGCCGCAGGGTGTCGGCGAACGCGCGAGCCGCGAACTTGCTCGCCGAGTACGCGCCCCAAGCCGCCTTCGTGTTCATGCCCGAGCCCGAGTTGATCACCACGACGTGCCCGCCCGCGGCCCTCAGCGCGGGCAGCAGCAACCGGGTCAGCTCCACCACCGCGAGCACGTTGATCTCGTAGTTCCGCCGCCAGGACGCGCTGTCGGACTGCTCGATGGTGCCCAGCTCGGCCACCCCCGCCGAGTGCACCAGCACGTCGAGCCGGTCGATGCCGGCGACCGCGGTGCCCAGCGAGGCGAGGTCGCCGAGGTCCGCCGGCCAGGCCTGCGCGTCCCGCAGCTCCTCGGCCACCTTCCCGAGCGCGTCGGCGTCACGGCCGCCGAGCAGCAGGCGGTGCGTGGGCGACAGGGCGCGCGCGACGGCGGCGCCGATGCCGCGGGAGGCGCCGGTGACCAGGGCGAGGGGGGTTTTCGACATGCCTACACGGTAATTGGTTCTTGACGAACAGCCGGAGGTGGCCTGAAATGCGTGGATGTCGACGAGGACTGCCACCGCGGGCGATCGCGTGCTCACGAAGGTCGCGGTACGCATCATGCCGTTCCTGGCGCTGCTGTACTTCGTGAACTACCTCGACCGGGTCAACATCGGTTTCGCCGGCCCCAACGGGCTCAACAAGGAGCTCGGGCTCTCCGCCACCGCGTTCGGCTTCGCCTCGGGCATCTTCTTCCTGGGCTACCTGATCCTCGAAGTACCGAGCAACCTCGCGCTGCACCGCTTCGGCGCGCGGCGCTGGCTCGCCCGGATCATGCTCACCTGGGGGATCGTCGCGACCGTGCTGGCCTTCGTGCCGAACGCGACGACGCTGGTCGTCCTGCGGTTCCTGCTCGGCGTCGCCGAAGCCGGGTTCTTCCCCGGCATCATCCTGTACCTGACCTACTGGTTCCCCGCCGCGCAACGGGCCAAGGCGGTCGCGCTGTTCATGGCCGCGATCCCGGTGTCCTCGGCGCTCGGCTCCACCATCTCGAGCCTGCTGATCGTGCACGGGCACGGCATCTTCGGGTTGTCCGGCTGGCGGTTCATGTTCCTGGTCGAGGGCGTCCCGGCGATGCTGCTCGCGTTCGTCACCTGGTTCTACCTCACCGACCGCCCGGAGAAGGCCAAGTGGCTGACCGAGGACGAGCGGCAGTGGCTCGCCGGCGAGCTCGACCGCGAGCACCGCGCCACCGAGTCCGAGTTCCACTGGCCGCTGCGGAAAGCGCTTACACATCCGCGGATCCTGGCGCTGGCCTTCGTGTACTTCGCGATCGCCTACGGGTTGTACGCGCTGGGCTTCTTCCTGCCGACGATCATCGCGGGCTTCGGCGCCGAGTTCGGCACCAAGCTGTCGGTGATCCAGTCCGGCCTCGTGACGGCGGTGCCGTACGTGATCGCCGCATTGGTCATGGTGTTCTGGGCCCGGCACGGCGACCGCACCGGCGAACGCAAGTGGCATGTCGCGCTGCCGATGCTGATCGGCGGCGTCGCGATCCCGATCGCGCTGTACCTGGGCAACCCGTACGCGGCCATGGCCGCGGTGACGATCTGCGCCGTCGGCGTGTGCTGCGCGCTGCCGACGTTCTGGGCGCTGCCGTCCAACTTCCTCGCGGGCGCGGCGGCCGCCGGCGGCATCGCGCTGATCAACTCGCTCGGCAACATCAGCGGGTTCGCCGCGCCCTACATCACCGGCTGGCTACGCGACCTGACCGGCAGCCAGCGCACCGGCCTGTGGGTCGTCGGCGTCTGCATGGTCGCCGGCGCCGTCGTCGCGCTCGCGCTGGGCGCCAGGCCGCGCAAGTCCCTGGCGCCCGACGGAAACCGCTAGAGCTCCTCGCCCACCAGTGCCGACCCCGCGGGTATTTCGCGGGGATCCGCCGTCTTCTCCTTCACCAACAGCAGGCCACCGGCGATCACGCAGAGCACCGCCGCGACGACGAACGGGGCGTGCGGCGAACCGAACCAGCTCGCCACGTGACCGACGAGGGTCGCGGCCGCCGCGCCGCCGAGCCACCGGCAGAAGTTGTAGCCCGCGCTGGCGACCGGCCGCGGCGCGTCGCTGATCGACATCGCGGTGCCGGTGAACAGGGTGTTGAGCAGGCCGGAGATCAGCCCCGAGACGATCACCCCGGCCACCACGACCGGCTTGCTCGGCACGGCGAGCACGACCATCAGCACGGCGTACCCGAGCACCGAAACGGCGGTCGCGTGCCGCTCACCGAGCTTGTGCGCGAGCTTCGGCGCGAGCACGACGCCGGCGACCGCGACGCACAGGCCCCAGCCGCAGAAGATGAGGCCCACCGCGACCGCGCCCCATTCGAGCACGAACGGGGTCCAGGCCAGCACGGTGAAGAACGCGGCCGTGTAGAGCGCAGAGCCGATCGAGGTCCGCAGCAAACCCTTGTGTGCCAGAGCCCGCAACGGGTCGGTCAGCCGGATCCGGGGCCGTTTCTCGTGCGAGTCGCGGGCCAGGAAGATCGAGCACAGGACCAGGGCGGCCGCCATCAGCACCGCGGTGCCGACGAACGGCCCGCGCCACGAGATGCTGCCCAGCAACGCGCCGAGCAGCGGTCCGACCGCCAGGCCGACACCGAGCGCCGCCTCGTAGAGCAGGATCGCGCCTGCCTGACCACCGGTGGCCGCGCCGACGATCACCGACAACGCGGTCGCGATGAAGAAGGCGTTGCCGAGCCCCCACACCGCCCGCAGCGCGACGAGCTGCCCGATCGAGCCCGCGGCCGCGCACAGGGCGGTGGCGAGCACGATCAGCACGAGCCCGGTGAGCACCGTGCGCTTCGGGCCGAACCGGGCGCTCGCGGCGCCGGTGATCAGCATGGCCAGCACCTGCACGCCGAGGTAGGACGAGAACAGCAGGGTGACCTGGGACGCCGTGGCGTGCAGCCCGTCGGCGATGGACAGCAGGATGGGATCGACCAGGCCGATCCCCATGAAGGCGATCACGGCCGCGAAGGCGGTGATCCAGACCTGTTTCGGCTGGCCCTTCAGCGCGTCCAGCAGACTTCCGTGCGCTTTAGTGCTCATCCAGCAACTCCTCCTTCTTCGCTGGATCAATGAGCCGTCTCAGGGCGGGCAGCGCGGCGTCGATGGCCGCGCGCTCGCTCGGGTCCAGAGCGGTGAGCCGCTCACGAAGGAACTCCTCCCGCGCCACGACGACCTCGTCGAGGTACCGCACGCCCGCCTCGGTGGCCGCGACCAGCACCGCGCGCCGGTCGCCGGGATCGGCCGTCCTGGTCACCAGTCCGAGCCGTTCCAGCCGCCGGACCAGGTCGGTCATCGACGGCTGCCGGACGCTCTCGAGCTCGGCGAGGACGCTCATCCGGCGCGGGCCGCCGTTGACCAGCTCGGTCAGCACCGAACCCTGGGCCAGCGTGAGCTGGTGCTGGGGCGTGAGACGGCGGACCATGTAGTACAGGCGAAAGACGAGGGGGCGCAGTTCGTGCGCGAGCTCGTGCACTCCGGACATCACTTAGCTATCCTAAGCAATTTTAGTTAGGATGTCGAAGTAACTCGGCTCACAGGGAGCGGTATTGGACGCGGTGGTTTTCGACCTCGACGGAGTGCTCGTCGACTCCGAACGAACCTGGGACGAGGTGCGGCGCGCGGTCGTCGCCGAGCACGGCGGGCATTGGACGGACGCGGCGACCCGTGCGATGCAGGGGATGAGCACCCCGGAATGGGCGCGGTACCTGGTCGAGGAGCTCGGCGCGCGGCTCACGCCGGAGCGGATCGCGGAGGTCGTGGTCGACGAGATGGCCAAGCGCTACGCGGACGGGCCGCCCGTGCTGCCGGGAGCCGAGGAGACCGTGCGCGCGGTCGCCGAGCGCTACCCGGTGGCGATCGCCAGCTCCTCGCCACCGGTGCTGATCAAGGCGTTCCTCGAGGCCACCGGGCTCACCGGACTCGTGCGGACGGCGGTGTCCAGCGAGCAGGTCGCGGCGGGCAAGCCGGCCCCGGACGTGTACCTGCGGGCGGCGGAGCTGCTCGCCGTCCGGCCGCAGACCTGCGCGGCCGTCGAGGACACCACCAACGGGATGCGCTCGGCGCTCGCCGCGGGGATGGCGGTCTACGCGGTGCCGAACCCGCATTTCCCGCCGGACCCGGCGGTACTCGCCGAGGTCGCTTTCGTGCTGGACGACATCACGGAGCTTCCCTCCCGCCTCTAGAAGCCGCGGTCGGTCGCCCGCAGCCGCCCCGCCAGCCCGGGTTCCGCGCCTGACAACGTTGTCTTCGGCTCGGCGAGCTCGTACATCCGGTACAGCCGGCGGCGGACCTGCTCCACCGGGTACTGCGGGCCGTAGACCACGGCCTTGTAGATGACGCCTTCGAGCACGCTGCGCAGCATGATCTCCTCGACCGCCGGGTCCTCGGCGCCGCGCTGCTCGAACAGCTCGCGCAGGCTGTCCTCCAGGAGGCTCAGCCGCTCGTCCTTGCGGGCCTCGACCTCGGCGAAGATCGGATGGGTCGAGGGCTGCACGACCAGGCTCAGGATCACGCCCTGCACCGGCAGGTTCGACATCATCCCGCCCAGCACCCCGTCGATGATCCCGCCGAGCCGCTCGTCCGGACCGCCCGGTACGTCGATGATCGCCGCGACGCCGTCGAGGTAGGCGTCGAGCAGCTCCTCGACCAGCAGGTGCTTGTTCGGGAAGTAATAGGAGGCCAGTCCGCGGGACACCCCGGCGCGCTGGGTGATCTCGGTGATCGTGGCGCCGTGGTACCCCTTCTCGGCGAACACCTGCAGGGCCGCGGCCAGGATCTTCTGCCGCGCCTGGGTACGCATCTCCTCGTTGGCGCTGGACGATCGGGGCACCGGACTCCTTCACTGACGAAACCGGCGCTCGCCGGCAGACCCCCTCTACTCTGCCTGCCGGTGAGCACCGGAACCCCGGGTTCAGCGTTGACTGTACGTACATCCAGT
Proteins encoded in this region:
- the trmB gene encoding tRNA (guanosine(46)-N7)-methyltransferase TrmB, with amino-acid sequence MESEHQPRLRSVVSYVQRGGRMTVGQQRAWEHNWPDLGRKVAGLPPGPVDFAEWFGRSAPVLLEIGSGMGETTAQLAAAEPEVNYVAVEVYEAGLGQLMLRAEKLALENLRLLHGDAVVLLTRHIGPESLSGVRIFFPDPWPKKRHHKRRLVQPEFISLVASRLAPGGMLHLATDWAHYADQMLEVCSAEPLLRNRFPDWAPRPSWRPVTKFEQRANEEGRVSRDLIFERLPGS
- a CDS encoding FtsX-like permease family protein produces the protein MNPVQLAFRVLRVDGRTRTSTVLTAVGVAVATGLVLLLVSLPFATKARAERSIWQEVDYRSSGSAMLIVQGTDFTGGQEITRLDVSSTVDPHTIALPAGVPSFPGAGQVLVSPALFERMHELPASQLADRFQGTVVGTLDDRALRYPDQLVALVGHSPEQQPAGSYQVAGFQPAANAEVDPLLELLAGVGVVVLIVPSLVLVASSSRLTAARRERRLAALRLAGATPGQVTGIVAAETGVAAVVGALIGLAVSPLLHSLATLVPWDGGTWLPSDFGLPAGVTVFLVVAMPVLVLAAAVLGLRRVVGNPIGAASSHTPKPLHAWRLLALPVAGAFFFFVVSSNDSSAAMVLLGLLLVVASAVLVGPWITFAVGRIFVQRWRRPAGLLAGRRLLDDPRGAYRASAGVVLAVFIGSMALTLMPSFESMAGGGGTFRDPVLSVSTSSERAREVTAQTNARLAGYGQRARAAEVGEVVLSSVNGSRLQALVVPCAQANELLRVALTCDSAPAVYGLGDLSGYRVSGNYDEPGVPLVAGTQVRSLRPLDSDVSVDAIVDPAALPAGVVPGQAKVAVSTTGSDPETVRTALAASGESVYSRDVYLAGQQTELDDLRRVTVIGLVAAAVLAGCSAAIATAGSVLDRRRTFGALMAAGTPVRLLSRALRAEAALPALAATVGAGVVGMLVGLGLFSMIQEGREGVSAVLTPWLLAPVVLGLGVAVLAASVCTPALNRVRAEPLADE
- a CDS encoding ABC transporter ATP-binding protein, producing the protein MNPQWNDRAVLSGRGLVKRYGTQFALAGVDIDVQPGEAVAIVGPSGSGKTSLLHVLGGILRSDEGEIFLGGQRIDQLSEKKRSELRRSEFGFVFQQGMLVAELTAEENVALPMLLGGTGRKQALGAAREWLHRLGLAGRGGSRPGELSGGQAQRVAIARALTHRPKVIFADEPTGALDTRTGKETMDALLVAAADAGASVLIVTHDRELADSLPRTVTIRDGRIAATGVGAVA
- a CDS encoding sensor histidine kinase, which codes for MPFSDRLQPTWRKLGLEGVVLLAALLCDLVIVLPSAFDNIGPRGRDLLLLPGILAVSACALWAREHPARGAFAGAAVLVGSTALIRITDAAAFSTLLTDLSLTETVAGLELVYFAVRRLRPGMAAAATITLVVAGLFAATTRSGYSISSGRFERTMLLGAVLLIAAVAVGLRFRLAGGARASSRAAELLRSQWPLIGVLCLPLFLDLYQVLNDGPRLLPLWLCSAASAALAVFASRKPVVSGVLVSAVFAVSVVAVWIAPKSYDMPFDSLPTTEILAGTVIVVFLVRSARPAQAWPVIALMSAVVGVTTAVNVTSGRGLYDLHSLFIAALLVLGTAVAVGLYFRARDSERTKVVEAAVTEAQTSERMALARELHDVVAHHVTGIVVQAQAARMMGGKNPALAMDALGRIEEAGTEALVAMRRLVRSMRSNAAATEQATTDLDADLRRLAETAHHGVPTEVELHLTPDIPQEVARSALRLVQESLTNVGKHAAGATRVAVLAEVLDGELHVRVSDDGRTGDERPAGGSGGYGLVGMRERVELLHGRLTAGPAGGGWTVEAWLPLEGETE
- a CDS encoding response regulator, translating into MIRVLIADDQSMVRTGFQMILESQEDIEVVADVADGVAAVTKARELRPDVCLLDIRMPGLDGLEVTRRLAGPDVADPFKVVVVTTFDLDEYVHTALRNGASGFLLKDAGPALLIEAVRAADRGDALVSPQITVRLLKHFDGGGARRAVDPPKEPLTARELDVVRAAARGLTNTEIGGELFLSLSTVKTHLAAVQGKIGARNRVEIAAWAWRSGLMD